The proteins below come from a single Bacillaceae bacterium S4-13-56 genomic window:
- the perR gene encoding peroxide-responsive transcriptional repressor PerR produces the protein MTVTQLRMKDALDVLKDSGVRITPQRHAVLEFLANSMTHPTADDIYKALEGKFPNMSVATVYNNLRVFREIGLVKELTYGDSSSRFDFNTSEHYHIICDECGKIVDFHYPSLEEVESLAEQVTGFEVRDHRLEIYGTCASCKSEAKVAH, from the coding sequence ATGACGGTGACTCAACTAAGAATGAAGGATGCTCTTGATGTGTTGAAGGATTCAGGTGTTCGCATTACACCACAACGTCATGCGGTCTTAGAGTTTTTGGCTAACTCCATGACCCATCCAACTGCCGATGATATCTATAAAGCCTTGGAAGGAAAATTTCCAAACATGAGCGTAGCCACTGTATACAATAATCTACGAGTTTTTCGGGAGATTGGACTTGTTAAGGAATTAACTTATGGAGATTCTTCTAGCCGCTTTGATTTCAATACTAGTGAACATTACCATATTATTTGTGATGAATGTGGAAAGATTGTTGACTTCCACTACCCAAGTCTCGAGGAAGTAGAATCATTAGCAGAACAAGTTACTGGATTTGAAGTGAGAGATCACAGATTGGAAATCTACGGTACATGTGCTAGCTGTAAAAGTGAAGCTAAAGTTGCTCATTAA
- a CDS encoding cob(I)yrinic acid a,c-diamide adenosyltransferase, which produces MKIYTRTGDKGETSLIYGQRVPKNDKRVEAYGTCDEANSMIGLALSYLRKEDKEGIKEFMTVMERVQTILFHVGAELATPKGKEVKWKVTEQHITELEARIDKWEETLPPLTNFILPSGTEASAALHSARSIVRRAERAAIHLVDDLNNPLVISYLNRLSDFLFVAARYINKNCGGKETTLQADV; this is translated from the coding sequence ATGAAGATTTATACTCGAACTGGCGACAAAGGGGAAACTTCTTTAATATACGGTCAACGTGTCCCTAAGAATGATAAACGAGTAGAAGCCTATGGAACATGTGATGAGGCCAATTCTATGATTGGACTTGCTTTAAGTTATCTAAGGAAAGAAGATAAGGAAGGAATCAAAGAATTTATGACTGTAATGGAAAGAGTTCAGACGATTCTTTTTCATGTAGGAGCGGAGTTGGCAACACCTAAAGGAAAAGAGGTTAAGTGGAAGGTGACAGAGCAGCACATTACTGAACTTGAGGCTCGGATAGATAAGTGGGAGGAAACCTTACCACCATTAACTAATTTTATTTTGCCATCAGGAACAGAAGCTTCAGCTGCCTTGCATAGTGCACGTTCTATTGTTCGAAGGGCAGAAAGAGCAGCCATTCATTTAGTTGACGACTTAAACAATCCTTTAGTCATTTCATATTTAAATCGATTGTCTGATTTTCTATTTGTAGCGGCACGTTATATTAATAAAAATTGCGGAGGCAAGGAAACCACGTTACAAGCTGATGTTTAA
- a CDS encoding YgzB family protein, with translation MAKEGYTNKINRIRTFALSLIFIGMGVMYLGIIAKKIEWLMVILMIIGMLFIVFSTLVYFWIGMLSTRTIQVTCPSCGKPTKMLGRVDACMHCRQPLTRDKELEGKELDEKYNSKKYSEDQKN, from the coding sequence TTGGCTAAAGAAGGATATACAAATAAAATAAATCGAATAAGGACCTTTGCCTTAAGTTTAATTTTCATTGGTATGGGTGTTATGTACTTAGGAATTATTGCGAAAAAAATTGAGTGGCTAATGGTTATCCTGATGATTATCGGAATGTTATTTATTGTTTTTAGTACATTAGTTTACTTTTGGATAGGGATGCTTTCGACTAGAACCATTCAAGTTACTTGCCCATCTTGCGGAAAACCAACAAAAATGCTTGGCCGTGTAGATGCTTGTATGCATTGCAGACAACCTCTTACTAGGGACAAGGAATTAGAAGGAAAAGAATTGGATGAAAAATACAACTCCAAAAAGTACAGTGAAGACCAAAAAAACTGA